A genome region from Gossypium hirsutum isolate 1008001.06 chromosome A04, Gossypium_hirsutum_v2.1, whole genome shotgun sequence includes the following:
- the LOC107899493 gene encoding ras-related protein RABC2a, producing the protein MGSSSGQSSGSYDLSFKILLIGDSGVGKSSLLVSFISASAEDLAPTIGVDFKIKLLSVGGKRLKLTIWDTAGQERFRTLTSSYYRGAQGIILVYDVTRRETFTNLSDVWAKEVELFSTNQDCVKMLVGNKVDRDSERAVTREEGVALAKELGSMFLECSAKTRENVEQCFEELALKIMEIPSLLEEGSSVGKRKMLKQKPEYQASPDGGCCS; encoded by the exons ATGGGATCATCTTCAGGGCAAAGTAGCGGAAGCTATGATCTTTCATTCAAGATCTTGTTGATCGGAGACTCTGGTGTCGGCAAGAGTAGTTTGCTTGTTAGCTTCATTTCAGCTTCTGCGGAAGATCTAGCTCCCACCATTG GTGTGGATTTTAAGATCAAGCTGTTATCTGTTGGTGGCAAGAGATTAAAGCTTACCATTTGGGATACTG CTGGACAGGAAAGGTTCAGAACCTTAACAAGCTCTTACTACCGGGGCGCCCAAGGGATCATTCTTG TTTATGATGTAACACGGAGAGAGACCTTCACAAATTTGTCTGATGTTTGGGCCAAAGAAGTGGAGCTTTTCTCTACCAATCAGGACTGTGTCAAGATGCTTGTTGGAAATAAAGTTGACAGA GATTCCGAAAGGGCTGTAACTAGAGAAGAAGGCGTTGCACTTGCAAAAGAGCTTGGATCCATGTTTCTTGAATGCAGTGCTAAAACAAGAGAAAACGTGGAGCAATGCTTTGAGGAGCTTGCATTGAAG ATAATGGAAATTCCAAGTCTTTTGGAAGAAGGGTCTTCTGTAggaaagagaaaaatgttaaagCAGAAGCCAGAGTACCAGGCTTCTCCCGACGGTGGTTGTTGCTCTTAA